A single region of the Chelonia mydas isolate rCheMyd1 chromosome 4, rCheMyd1.pri.v2, whole genome shotgun sequence genome encodes:
- the LOC102933740 gene encoding interleukin-8 isoform X3, with translation MSCKLVVAVLALFLVYATVSEGMSLARMGNELRCQCISTHSKFIPPRNIRDVKLTPSGPHCQNVEIIATLKDGREVCLEPTASWVKIIIKAILDKAEANGEAKR, from the exons ATGAGCTGTAAATTGGTTGTTGCTGTCCTGGCTCTTTTCCTAGTCTATGCAACAGTGTCAGAAG GGATGAGTCTGGCAAGGATGGGGAATGAGCTCCGATGCCAGTGCATCAGCACGCATTCCAAGTTCATCCCTCCCAGGAACATTCGGGACGTGAAGCTGACCCCGAGCGGACCTCACTGCCAGAACGTTGAAATCAT CGCTACTCTTAAGGACGGCAGAGAAGTGTGTTTGGAACCCACTGCTTCGTGGGTGAAGATCATCATTAAAGCAATTTTGGACAA AGCTGAAGCCAATGGTGAGGCAAAACGCTAA